One Pantoea eucalypti genomic region harbors:
- a CDS encoding OsmC family protein: protein MTIHKKGSAHWEGDIKGKGTVSTESGVLSQQPYGFNTRFEGGKGTNPEELIGAAHAACFSMALSLMLGNAGHPPESIDTTADVSLDKKGDGFAITKVALTSTISLPGIDASTFDEIINKAKAGCPVSQVLNAEITLDYTLNN from the coding sequence ATGACCATTCACAAGAAAGGTTCGGCGCACTGGGAAGGCGATATCAAAGGTAAAGGCACCGTCAGCACCGAGAGCGGCGTGCTGAGCCAGCAACCTTATGGCTTTAATACCCGTTTTGAAGGCGGTAAAGGCACCAACCCGGAAGAACTGATTGGTGCAGCGCATGCAGCCTGTTTCTCTATGGCGCTGTCGCTGATGCTGGGTAACGCGGGTCATCCGCCGGAAAGCATTGATACCACGGCCGACGTGTCGCTGGACAAAAAAGGCGACGGCTTTGCCATCACCAAAGTGGCGCTGACCAGCACCATCTCTCTGCCAGGTATTGATGCGTCAACTTTCGACGAGATTATCAATAAAGCCAAAGCAGGCTGCCCGGTTTCTCAGGTTCTGAATGCGGAAATTACGCTGGATTACACCCTGAACAACTGA